CACCATGGTCATGGTCGCTGAGGGAGGGGCTTTCTTCGGGTTTGGTCAGACGGACTCGTTCAAGGTGGAAAACGGGAAAGCCGTGTTCGCGCTCGCAGACGTGTCCGACGGCAAGGCGCACTATTACAGCCATGAGGTCGACGGCAAGGACGTGAAATTCTTCCTGCTCAAGAGTTCGGACGGGGTCATCCGAGCCGCCTTTGACGCCTGCGATGTCTGCTATCTGGAGAAGAAGGGATATTCCCAGGCCGGGGATTTCATGGTCTGCAACAACTGCGGTCAGCGCTTCCATTCCTCACGCATCAACGAGGTGGAGGGCGGGTGCAACCCGTCGCCCCTGAACCGCACCATTGAGGGAGGGAACGTGGTCATCAAGGTGAGCGATATCCGGGATGGCCTGAGGTACTTTTAGATGAACATCCTGACCATTCCGCTCAGAAACACCCGCCGGAAATGGGTCAAGACCCTGCTTTTGCTGTTGGTATTCTCTCTTGGGGTGACCTCGATCGTCTCGCTGAACTACGTTTCCAGCGTGGTGGGCGAGTCCCTGGAAAAGAAGCTGACCGCTTTCGGCGCCAACATCCTGATCATGCCCAAAAACGAGAAGTTGACGGTCAGTTACGGCGGTTTTGCCATGGGCGACATGGCCTTCGGCGTTCATGACATGAGCGAATCGGCAGTGGTCGAAAAGGCCAAAACCATCGAACTCAAGGACCGCATCGCCGTGGTCGCGCCCAAGCTGGTGGCCATGGCGACGGTGGGGGACATGGCCGTCGGTGTGGTCGGCGTTCGCTGGGAAAAGGAAAAGATTCTCAAGGGCTATTGGGCTGTGAACGGCGCATTCCCCACGGAGAAAGACGGTGTTGTGGTCGGTTCAAAGGCTGCGGCGTCCCTTGGCCTGCAAGCTGGTTCCGTCTTTGATCTCAATGATGTTTCCGTCCGAGCTTCGGGAATACTCATGCCCACTGGCAGTGACGACGATTCGGTCGTCTTTATGGGCATGGACTTAGCCCAGCAGCATTTTGGTGTCAGGGACCGGGTCAACTTCGTGGAAGTGGCCGCACTGTGTGCAGGGTGCCCCATT
This DNA window, taken from Pseudodesulfovibrio sp. S3, encodes the following:
- a CDS encoding DUF2318 domain-containing protein gives rise to the protein MKGIKYISILAMLFTMVMVAEGGAFFGFGQTDSFKVENGKAVFALADVSDGKAHYYSHEVDGKDVKFFLLKSSDGVIRAAFDACDVCYLEKKGYSQAGDFMVCNNCGQRFHSSRINEVEGGCNPSPLNRTIEGGNVVIKVSDIRDGLRYF
- a CDS encoding FtsX-like permease family protein, with the protein product MNILTIPLRNTRRKWVKTLLLLLVFSLGVTSIVSLNYVSSVVGESLEKKLTAFGANILIMPKNEKLTVSYGGFAMGDMAFGVHDMSESAVVEKAKTIELKDRIAVVAPKLVAMATVGDMAVGVVGVRWEKEKILKGYWAVNGAFPTEKDGVVVGSKAAASLGLQAGSVFDLNDVSVRASGILMPTGSDDDSVVFMGMDLAQQHFGVRDRVNFVEVAALCAGCPIEDIVAQLRSSLPETDIQALQSIVKQRMYSVNFVKQLILTVSLVILFIACCMVGVTMLASVNERIKEIGLMRSLGFSRGSIFSIFCFEAMLIGLGSGVIGYVGGYWLSLKVLSMLDMAEGAVVSFNLGHLALTGLFIVTVSVLSAFFPAWKAASVEPSEALISL